A single genomic interval of Agarivorans aestuarii harbors:
- the tsaA gene encoding tRNA (N6-threonylcarbamoyladenosine(37)-N6)-methyltransferase TrmO has protein sequence MNLHLSPLGLIHSPYQEKFSVPRQPGLVSATTSSLVFNAEFANPDLLDEVEQFSHFWLVFAFHQNVQSGWKAKVRPPRLGGNKKVGVLASRSSFRPNHLGLSLLELSHVERSPKKLAMHFKGGDLVNGTPIYDVKPYLPYADSIPNAQAGYAQQAPQHQLRVTWTSQALQQAQQLKVEQTQGLVIEQVLAQDPRPAYKQNKTDDREYGVALYQFNIRWRIIEVNTGESQVEIVSVTHAA, from the coding sequence ATGAATTTACATTTATCCCCCTTGGGCCTAATCCACTCCCCTTATCAAGAGAAGTTTTCGGTTCCTCGCCAACCCGGCTTAGTGAGTGCAACAACCAGCAGTTTAGTTTTCAACGCTGAATTTGCTAACCCAGACTTACTTGATGAAGTGGAACAGTTTAGTCACTTTTGGTTAGTGTTTGCCTTTCATCAAAATGTTCAATCTGGCTGGAAGGCAAAAGTAAGACCGCCGCGTTTAGGTGGCAATAAAAAAGTGGGTGTATTGGCATCGCGTTCATCATTTAGACCGAATCATTTAGGTTTATCGCTACTTGAACTTAGCCACGTAGAGCGCAGCCCTAAGAAACTCGCCATGCATTTTAAGGGGGGCGATTTAGTCAACGGCACTCCCATATATGATGTAAAGCCCTATTTACCTTATGCCGATAGCATTCCTAACGCACAGGCAGGTTATGCCCAGCAAGCGCCACAACATCAGCTGCGAGTAACATGGACAAGTCAAGCCTTACAACAAGCCCAACAACTAAAGGTGGAGCAAACTCAAGGGCTAGTGATAGAGCAAGTGCTAGCGCAAGATCCCCGCCCCGCTTATAAACAAAACAAAACTGACGACCGAGAATATGGTGTAGCGTTGTATCAGTTTAATATCCGCTGGCGAATCATAGAAGTTAATACCGGTGAGTCACAGGTAGAAATTGTTTCGGTGACCCATGCAGCTTGA
- a CDS encoding acyltransferase: MQLEPQDYQQQHKQRLAWMPWLYYRLKAKHLQWAKPWQDDIQQRLQALETVQLSENCFIAPDANIFAEPGRLVSLGESSFVAAQSFLHGPITIGDQVAINHGCSIDGGQKGVSIGNNSRIANGVKIYAFNHGMHPEQDIWRQNSQSLGVIIGEDVWIGANACIVDGIEIGDHAVVGMGAVVTKNVAKWAIVAGNPAKIIGDRRDKA; encoded by the coding sequence ATGCAGCTTGAACCTCAGGACTATCAGCAACAGCACAAACAGCGGCTGGCTTGGATGCCGTGGCTATATTACCGCTTAAAAGCTAAACATCTACAATGGGCCAAGCCTTGGCAGGATGATATTCAACAGCGTTTGCAAGCATTAGAAACGGTTCAACTAAGCGAAAACTGCTTCATTGCTCCCGATGCTAATATTTTTGCCGAACCCGGCCGTTTAGTCTCGCTGGGTGAAAGTTCATTTGTGGCTGCTCAAAGCTTCTTGCATGGTCCAATTACCATTGGTGACCAAGTAGCCATAAACCATGGCTGTTCCATCGACGGCGGGCAAAAAGGCGTAAGCATTGGCAACAACAGCCGCATTGCCAACGGTGTTAAAATTTATGCCTTCAACCATGGCATGCACCCAGAGCAAGATATTTGGCGACAAAACAGCCAATCCCTGGGAGTCATAATTGGCGAAGATGTATGGATTGGCGCTAACGCCTGCATTGTTGATGGCATTGAGATTGGCGATCATGCGGTCGTTGGCATGGGAGCGGTAGTCACTAAAAATGTGGCTAAATGGGCTATCGTTGCCGGTAACCCTGCAAAAATCATCGGCGACCGCCGTGACAAGGCCTGA
- a CDS encoding proline--tRNA ligase produces MRSSNYLLATQKETPSDAEIISHQLMLRAGMVRKLASGLYTWLPNGLRVLQKVEHIVREEMNNAGAVETLMPVVQPFELWEETGRSEKMGAELLRFTDRHERPFVLSPTAEEVITSLVRHEVNSYKQLPLNLYQIQTKFRDEVRPRFGVMRSREFTMMDSYSFDIDKEGLEKTYAQMHQAYCKAFDRMGLDYRPVLADTGAIGGSASHEFHVLAESGEDLIAFSTESEFAANIEKAEALAPSGERAAPSQEMQEVATPNAKTIAELVEQFDIKIEQTVKTLIVKAAEESEHSLIALIVRGDHELNEIKAENLTEIASPLEFASEEEIRAAVGAGPGSLGPVNLPMPVIIDRAAAHCSDFGAGANVDDKHYFGINWERDVALGEVADIRNVVEGDPSPCGQGTIALKRGIEVGHIFQLGTNYSEKMNCGVLGTNGKNVTLEMGCYGIGISRIVAAAIEQNHDKYGIIWPDNIAPFKLAIVPMNMHKSHRVQEVANKLYEEAKQRGIDVLFDDRKERPGVMFADIELIGIPHVIVIGDRSLDKGVIEYKNRRNGEKIEVAVEQIFEQF; encoded by the coding sequence ATGCGTTCTAGCAACTATCTTCTGGCAACTCAAAAAGAAACCCCTAGCGATGCAGAGATTATCTCTCATCAATTAATGTTGCGCGCGGGAATGGTACGCAAACTCGCCTCGGGTCTATACACTTGGCTACCAAACGGCTTACGCGTTCTACAAAAAGTAGAACACATTGTTCGTGAAGAAATGAATAACGCAGGCGCAGTTGAAACCTTGATGCCTGTGGTACAGCCTTTTGAGTTATGGGAGGAAACCGGTCGCTCAGAAAAGATGGGGGCAGAGCTACTGCGCTTTACTGACCGCCACGAGCGCCCTTTTGTGCTAAGCCCTACTGCTGAAGAAGTAATCACTAGTTTGGTTCGTCATGAGGTAAACTCTTACAAGCAATTACCTCTAAATCTGTATCAAATCCAAACCAAATTCCGCGATGAAGTTCGTCCACGCTTTGGTGTAATGCGTTCGCGCGAATTTACCATGATGGATTCTTACAGTTTTGATATCGATAAAGAAGGTTTAGAAAAAACCTACGCCCAAATGCATCAGGCATACTGTAAGGCCTTTGACCGCATGGGTCTAGACTACCGCCCAGTGCTAGCCGATACCGGTGCGATTGGCGGCTCTGCATCGCATGAATTCCACGTATTGGCAGAAAGCGGCGAAGATTTAATTGCTTTCTCTACTGAATCAGAATTTGCAGCTAATATTGAAAAAGCTGAAGCATTAGCACCTTCAGGCGAGCGCGCAGCACCTAGCCAAGAGATGCAAGAAGTTGCCACACCGAATGCTAAAACGATTGCCGAACTAGTTGAACAGTTCGATATCAAAATAGAACAAACGGTTAAAACTTTAATAGTAAAAGCCGCCGAAGAATCTGAACACTCACTAATTGCGTTGATTGTCCGTGGCGACCACGAACTCAATGAAATTAAAGCAGAAAACTTAACAGAGATAGCTTCGCCTCTTGAGTTTGCCAGTGAAGAAGAAATTCGCGCAGCGGTTGGCGCAGGTCCTGGTTCTTTAGGGCCAGTGAACCTTCCAATGCCGGTTATTATAGATCGCGCGGCAGCTCATTGTAGCGACTTTGGCGCTGGTGCAAACGTAGATGACAAGCACTACTTCGGCATTAACTGGGAGCGAGATGTAGCTCTTGGCGAGGTTGCAGATATCCGCAATGTTGTTGAAGGCGACCCAAGCCCATGTGGCCAAGGTACCATTGCTTTAAAACGCGGTATAGAAGTTGGTCATATTTTCCAGCTTGGCACCAACTATTCTGAAAAAATGAATTGCGGTGTGCTAGGTACTAACGGCAAAAACGTAACCCTAGAAATGGGATGTTACGGCATTGGTATCTCTCGTATTGTTGCTGCAGCCATTGAGCAAAACCATGACAAATACGGCATTATATGGCCAGATAATATTGCACCTTTCAAGCTAGCTATTGTGCCAATGAACATGCATAAATCTCATCGTGTTCAAGAAGTTGCCAACAAGCTTTATGAAGAAGCAAAGCAACGCGGCATTGATGTGTTATTTGACGATCGTAAAGAGCGCCCAGGGGTAATGTTTGCCGATATTGAACTTATCGGTATTCCACACGTTATCGTTATTGGCGACCGCAGCCTCGACAAAGGTGTGATCGAATATAAGAACCGCCGTAATGGTGAGAAAATTGAAGTAGCGGTAGAGCAAATTTTCGAACAATTCTAA